One Urocitellus parryii isolate mUroPar1 chromosome 9, mUroPar1.hap1, whole genome shotgun sequence DNA segment encodes these proteins:
- the Muc12 gene encoding mucin-12, with amino-acid sequence MPSSSGVAHTTLPTGTSQTTVEGLTRTTGSPAAESTAWSPESPHSTVLTGASTASPSGPVSALTTLSSGSSQPTGTVKAPTASPSNSESARTAEPSVRPQTTLVSKGSTTFPGSPSSIPTAVSPDTSQTSVLEEASTTSPSSSGSARTAMLSDSPKTTLVSEGSTPIPSSPSSRPTTVSPDSSQTSAMEEASTTLPSSSYSAHVTVTSDSSQGTTLSEGPSVFPSSPGPKSAQATVPTDNSQTTALTREATTLPSSSGVVSTLMPSGSSQPTLYTEASTASPTSPGSAPTTLPSDSSQTVRAGGSTTLISSSGSAPTAVSPASSPTTVHTGGSSTFLSSPGSVHPTLPSDSTPTPELDTSLTTVSVGGSTSLPSSPGSSPTSVPSDTYQTMLPSEGPTTGSTGSALNTVTTGGSKSTLLPEGSTPLLGSPVLADGSTMLPSSSNSAHMSVTSDSPQTTRVPEGSTLMPSSPGPAVSTATPSDSSHSPVSTGASVTSLGPGSTAGPAFTSNHTTSMTTSSSSLPPVDCYNGGHWNGKECVCPQGYFGYQCQTLLYSFPIEVPDVLNATVTVIVKVIHRNFTNDLNNASSQAYQNFTELFKQEMNKVYMGKDLSEYREVIIRKLLNGSIVVESDVVLETNYTSEFRTHFQNLKSIVKAKITNATKEIQRDILKCQNSILCYNSEDTKVVEDVKLGYDPQEQCARGAAQGYGQFYYVDELDGRLACVTKCTPGTKSQLNCNQGECQLQQSGPRCLCPNTNTHWYWGETCELSLSKNLVYGIVAAVVAVMLIVVVILTILLGRSQRKLHKQEYDPSREWQREGIPGTFQNTDIWEGKNLKEDKFGLENGYSHFRPSLEKVDPTAELHIQKPEVVTTAL; translated from the exons ATGCCAAGCAGCTCAGGGGTGGCACACACCACACTGCCCACTGGTACTTCCCAAACCACAGTTGAAGGGTTAACTAGAACCACGGGAAGTCCAGCTGCAGAGAGCACAGCCTGGTCCCCTGAGAGCCCCCACTCCACTGTCTTAACTGGAGCATCCACGGCCTCCCCCAGTGGCCCTGTGTCTGCCCTCACTACACTGTCATCTGGGAGCTCCCAGCCCACGGGGACGGTTAAGGCACCTACAGCCTCGCCAAGCAACTCAGAGTCAGCACGCACAGCAGAGCCCTCTGTCAGGCCCCAAACCACGTTGGTGTCCAAGGGATCTACAACTTTCCCAGGCAGCCCAAGTTCAATACCCACAGCAGTGTCACCTGACACCTCCCAAACCTCAGTCCTGGAAGAGGCATCTACAACCTCACCAAGCAGCTCAGGGTCAGCACGCACAGCAATGCTGTCTGACAGCCCCAAAACTACGTTGGTGTCTGAAGGATCTACACCAATACCAAGCAGCCCAAGTTCAAGACCCACAACAGTGTCACCTGACAGCTCCCAGACCTCAGCCATGGAAGAGGCATCTACCACCTTGCCAAGCAGCTCCTATTCAGCACATGTGACAGTTACATCTGACAGTTCCCAAGGAACTACCCTTTCTGAAGGACCAAGCGTGTTCCCAAGCAGCCCAGG CCCCAAGTCAGCACAAGCAACAGTGCCAACTGATAACTCTCAAACCACAGCTCTGACCCGGGAAGCCACCACCCTACCAAGCAGCTCAG gtgTGGTGAGCACATTGATGCCATCGGGCAGCTCCCAGCCCACTCTCTACACTGAAGCATCGACAGCTTCCCCAACAAGCCCTGGGTCAGCCCCCACTACGCTGCCATCAGACAGCTCCCAGACTGTGAGGGCTGGAGGATCCACCACCTTAATAAGCAGCTCAGGCTCAGCCCCCACAGCAGTGTCACCTGCCAGCTCCCCAACTACTGTCCACACAGGAGGATCCTCAACCTTCCTGAGCAGCCCTGGATCAGTCCATCCCACACTGCCATCAGACAGCACCCCAACCCCAGAGCTGG ACACTTCCCTCACTACAGTGAGCGTTGGAGGATCTACAAGCTTGCCAAGTAGCCCAGGGTCATCACCCACATCAGTGCCCTCAGACACCTACCAAACCATGCTGCCCTCTGAGGGACCTACAACAGGCAGCACTGGATCAGCACTCAACACAGTGACCACTGGAGGCTCCAAGTCCACCCTGCTGCCTGAAGGATCCACTCCCTTGCTAGGCAGCCCAG TCCTGGCTGACGGATCTACTATGTTGCCAAGCAGCTCCAATTCAGCACACATGTCAGTCACATCTGACAGTCCCCAAACCACAAGGGTGCCTGAAGGATCTACACTTATGCCAAGCAGCCCAGG CCCTGCTGTGAGCACAGCCACGCCCTCTGACAGCTCCCACAGTCCTGTCTCCACTGGAGCATCTGTGACCTCCTTGGGCCCTGG TTCCACCGCTGGTCCTGCATTCACCAGCAACCACACCACTTCCATGACCACCAGCTCTTCCTCTTTGCCACCAG TGGATTGCTACAACGGTGGACATTGGAATGGAAAAGAATGCGTCTGTCCCCAAGGCTACTTTGGTTACCAGTGCCAGACCCTCCTGTATTCCTTCCCCATAG AAGTCCCAGACGTCCTCAATGCCACCGTCACAGTGATAGTGAAAGTGATTCACAGGAACTTCACAAATGACCTGAATAACGCATCCTCCCAGGCGTACCAGAATTTCACAGAACTTTTCAAGCAGGAG ATGAACAAAGTCTACATGGGGAAGGACCTTTCTGAATACAGAGAGGTGATCATCAGGAAATTGCT CAACGGCAGCATCGTGGTGGAAAGTGACGTGGTCCTGGAGACCAACTATACCTCGGAGTTTCGGACACACTTCCAGAACCTCAAAAGTATCGTGAAGGCCAAGATCACGAATGCAACCAAAGAGATCCAGAGAGATATTCTCAAGTGTCAAA ATTCCATATTGTGTTACAACTCAGAGGACACTAAGGTGGTAGAGGATGTGAAGTTGGGCTACGACCCCCAGG AGCAATGCGCCCGGGGAGCTGCCCAGGGCTACGGCCAATTCTACTACGTGGACGAACTGGACGGAAGACTGGCCTGCGTGACCAAGTGCACCCCAGGGACAAAGTCTCAACTCAACTGTAACCAGGGCGAGTGCCAGCTGCAGCAGAGTGGCCCCCGCTGCCT GTGCCCGAACACGAACACACACTGGTACTGGGGAGAGACCTGTGAGTTGAGCCTCAGCAAGAATCTCGTGTATGGGATAGTGGCTGCTGTGGTGGCGGTGATGCTGATCGTCGTGGTCATCCTGACCATCCTCCTTGGTCGATCCCAGAGGAAACTGCACAA GCAAGAGTACGATCCTTCTCGGGAGTGGCAGAGAGAAGGCATCCCTGGCACCTTCCAGAACACAGACATCTGGGAAG GCAAGAACCTGAAGGAGGACAAATTTGGCCTTGAGAATGGCTACAGTCACTTCCGACCCTCCCTGGAGAAGGTGGACCCCACCGCAGAG CTCCACATTCAGAAGCCAGAAGTGGTGACAACGGCTCTGTGA